One Paraglaciecola mesophila genomic region harbors:
- a CDS encoding fumarylacetoacetate hydrolase family protein: MYQHHDVNGRPIDLPVGKVVCVGRNYLEHIQELNNEVPEQPLLFIKPSTALCDVQQPISIPKDKGSCHNELEIAILVGKQLTDCDEDTAKRSIQGVGLGLDLTLRDVQGALKAKGQPWERAKGFDFSCPISPFVSIDKIDIEGNIEFSLSVNDNVRQQGNSANMMHCITSLLVDISKSFTLLPGDIVLTGTPKGVGPLKEGDELRLVLKEHLLIKTKVT; the protein is encoded by the coding sequence ATGTATCAGCATCATGATGTCAATGGTCGGCCTATCGATCTACCCGTAGGCAAAGTGGTTTGTGTAGGGCGCAATTATCTTGAACATATTCAAGAGTTAAATAACGAAGTACCCGAACAGCCATTGTTATTTATAAAGCCCAGCACAGCTTTGTGTGACGTACAGCAGCCCATTTCCATTCCGAAGGATAAAGGCAGTTGCCATAACGAACTGGAAATCGCTATTTTGGTTGGCAAACAACTTACCGATTGCGATGAAGACACGGCTAAACGCAGTATCCAGGGGGTAGGTTTAGGGTTAGATCTTACGCTACGTGACGTTCAGGGGGCATTAAAAGCAAAAGGCCAGCCTTGGGAGCGAGCGAAAGGGTTTGACTTTAGTTGCCCCATTTCTCCTTTTGTTTCTATCGATAAGATTGATATTGAGGGAAATATTGAATTCAGTTTATCGGTCAATGATAACGTGAGGCAACAAGGCAATAGTGCAAATATGATGCACTGCATAACGTCTTTATTAGTGGATATCTCAAAAAGTTTTACCTTATTGCCAGGAGACATAGTGCTAACAGGTACACCTAAGGGGGTAGGACCACTCAAGGAAGGTGACGAATTGCGCTTAGTGTTAAAAGAGCATTTATTGATTAAGACTAAAGTTACTTGA
- a CDS encoding YcgL domain-containing protein, whose product MLNLLCAVYKSTRKADTYLYVPGRDDFSRVPEPLMEMFGTPHFIMIMPIKKDRTLGQVDIQTLRDELTKNGFYLQLPPPQENLLKQHLAAQTPKE is encoded by the coding sequence ATGCTTAATTTATTGTGCGCGGTGTATAAAAGCACAAGGAAAGCAGATACTTATTTATATGTGCCTGGTCGTGATGATTTTTCTCGCGTTCCTGAACCATTGATGGAAATGTTTGGTACGCCTCATTTTATTATGATCATGCCTATCAAGAAAGATAGAACTTTGGGGCAGGTTGATATACAGACGTTGCGAGACGAATTGACAAAAAATGGTTTTTATCTACAGCTACCCCCTCCACAAGAAAATTTACTCAAGCAACATCTGGCTGCACAAACACCCAAGGAATAA
- the ctlX gene encoding citrulline utilization hydrolase CtlX: protein MSKRNPQAPSAVIMIRPHYFYANPQTEGDNAFQRLASDEAKIAQLTSDVSLRKQAYAQVTHAAEILNSHGIRVHIFEDETQETPDSVFPNNWFSTHSGGHIAIYPMYAENRRKERRSDIIDMLKQEYRVQDVIDYSGLEHDKLYLEGTGAMVLDHIERVAYAVQSNRTNPLALERFCSHFNYEPMLFDATDENGVAVYHTNVLMCIGTDFVMLGSDMIGDESRREEVIARFKESGRDVIVLTSEQIADFCGNALELQSTHHRLLVLSQRAYDALTSAQRDRLEKSVTLVPLDVSAIETAGGSIRCMLAGIHLAARPMQ, encoded by the coding sequence ATGAGTAAACGCAATCCACAGGCACCGTCAGCCGTTATAATGATCCGCCCGCATTATTTCTATGCTAATCCGCAAACTGAAGGTGATAATGCATTTCAACGCCTCGCAAGTGATGAAGCAAAAATAGCGCAATTAACCAGTGATGTTAGTTTACGTAAACAAGCTTATGCGCAGGTTACACATGCCGCTGAGATCCTAAATTCACACGGCATTAGGGTTCATATTTTTGAAGATGAAACACAAGAGACGCCAGATTCCGTGTTTCCGAATAATTGGTTTTCAACGCACAGCGGTGGGCATATTGCGATTTACCCTATGTATGCGGAAAATCGGCGCAAAGAAAGGCGCAGCGATATCATTGATATGCTCAAACAAGAATACAGAGTACAAGACGTGATTGATTATTCGGGCCTTGAGCACGATAAGCTGTATTTAGAAGGGACGGGTGCCATGGTGCTCGATCATATCGAACGCGTTGCGTATGCGGTTCAATCGAATCGAACTAACCCATTGGCGTTAGAGCGTTTTTGTAGCCATTTTAATTACGAACCTATGTTATTTGATGCCACTGATGAGAATGGGGTGGCTGTGTATCACACGAATGTGTTGATGTGTATTGGTACTGATTTTGTCATGCTTGGTAGCGATATGATCGGTGACGAAAGTCGCCGCGAGGAAGTGATCGCACGCTTCAAAGAGTCAGGCCGAGATGTGATTGTACTTACATCTGAGCAAATTGCTGATTTTTGCGGTAATGCGCTCGAATTACAAAGTACCCACCATCGTTTGCTCGTGTTATCGCAACGCGCTTATGATGCGCTAACGAGTGCACAGCGAGATAGACTTGAAAAGAGTGTGACGCTCGTGCCACTAGACGTATCGGCCATTGAGACTGCGGGTGGTTCCATTCGTTGTATGTTGGCGGGGATACATTTAGCAGCGCGACCGATGCAGTAA
- the nhaB gene encoding sodium/proton antiporter NhaB has protein sequence MQQSTVGAVYSNFLGQAPDWYKKAILAFLVINPLLFMADPYLAGWALVAEFIFTLAMALKCYPLQPGGLLLIEALFIGMTSPEHMKHEIVVNIEVVLLLVFMVAGIYFMKDMLLFMFTKLLLKLKNKIALSMSFVAASAFLSAFLDALTVVAVIIAVGMGFYSIYHKVASGKDFHSDHDHTSDDHVDHPKRQDLEDFRAFLRNLMMHAAIGTALGGVMTMVGEPQNLIIADKAGWNFVEFFLRMSPVTIPVFFAGIATTFLLEKFKLFSYGAQLPKVVRDILTAYSEKQEATRTKQDSAKLWIQGFIGVWLVIGLAGHFAAVGLIGLSIIVLATSMNGIIDEHSIGKAFEEALPFTALLCVFFGVVAVIIDQGLFTPVIDWVLTFEGRSQLVMFYLANGALSMVSDNVFVGSVYITEVTAALKHGHITRDEFDMLAVAINTGTNLPSVATPNGQAAFLFLLTSAIAPLLRLSYGTMVYMALPYTVVLTLVGLAVTYFGLGDLTNWLYDMHLIEHHSATIGVDPAAH, from the coding sequence ATGCAACAATCCACAGTCGGAGCAGTTTATAGCAATTTCTTGGGACAAGCCCCTGATTGGTATAAAAAAGCTATTCTCGCATTCCTCGTCATAAACCCTCTTTTATTTATGGCCGACCCGTATCTAGCGGGCTGGGCTTTAGTGGCAGAGTTTATTTTTACCCTTGCAATGGCATTAAAGTGTTACCCATTGCAACCGGGGGGACTTCTGTTAATCGAAGCATTGTTTATCGGTATGACCTCCCCTGAACACATGAAACATGAAATAGTGGTGAATATTGAAGTTGTTTTGCTGCTGGTGTTTATGGTCGCGGGCATTTACTTCATGAAAGACATGTTGCTCTTCATGTTCACTAAGTTGTTGCTAAAGCTGAAAAATAAAATAGCGTTGTCGATGTCTTTTGTCGCAGCATCAGCCTTCTTGTCAGCCTTCTTAGATGCTTTAACGGTTGTCGCCGTTATTATTGCCGTCGGCATGGGCTTTTATTCAATTTATCATAAAGTCGCCTCAGGCAAAGATTTCCATTCGGATCACGACCACACCAGTGATGACCACGTTGACCATCCGAAACGCCAAGATTTAGAAGACTTCAGGGCGTTTTTACGCAACCTAATGATGCACGCCGCAATCGGCACCGCATTAGGCGGCGTTATGACCATGGTAGGTGAGCCTCAAAATTTAATCATTGCAGATAAAGCAGGATGGAATTTCGTTGAGTTCTTTCTGCGTATGTCGCCTGTCACCATCCCAGTGTTTTTTGCTGGTATTGCTACGACCTTCTTATTAGAGAAGTTCAAACTGTTTAGCTATGGCGCGCAGTTGCCTAAAGTGGTGCGTGATATTTTGACCGCCTACAGTGAAAAGCAAGAAGCGACCCGCACTAAGCAAGATAGTGCAAAATTATGGATCCAAGGGTTCATAGGGGTGTGGCTAGTTATCGGGTTAGCAGGCCATTTTGCTGCCGTGGGTTTAATTGGCTTGTCGATTATCGTATTAGCAACCTCAATGAACGGCATTATTGATGAACATTCCATCGGCAAAGCATTTGAAGAGGCTCTGCCATTCACGGCCCTATTATGCGTCTTCTTTGGTGTAGTTGCCGTTATTATTGATCAAGGCTTGTTCACTCCAGTTATCGATTGGGTACTTACCTTTGAGGGGCGATCACAGCTTGTGATGTTCTATTTAGCCAACGGTGCTCTCTCTATGGTCAGTGACAACGTATTCGTTGGCTCGGTATACATTACCGAAGTGACTGCAGCACTCAAACATGGTCACATAACGCGCGACGAATTTGATATGCTTGCCGTCGCTATCAACACGGGTACCAATCTGCCAAGCGTTGCTACACCAAACGGACAAGCCGCATTCTTATTTCTACTAACCTCTGCTATTGCACCGTTATTGCGCTTGTCATATGGCACTATGGTATACATGGCGCTGCCGTATACTGTGGTTCTAACCTTAGTTGGCTTAGCAGTGACTTACTTTGGTTTAGGCGATTTAACCAATTGGTTGTACGATATGCACCTAATAGAGCATCACAGCGCAACAATAGGTGTTGACCCCGCCGCACACTAA
- a CDS encoding YcgN family cysteine cluster protein, whose amino-acid sequence MNDRFWLDTPLEKMNEAQWESICDGCAKCCLHKFIDDDEAESAAPTAHIQAGEQIHYTNIACGLLNTKTCNCTRYEERTVLVPDCVKLTKENIDDIFFMPTSCSYRRLHEGRGLPSWHPLLNKGKKAKMHKVGMSVRGKTVFDHDVELEDFEDYIATWPIEDTD is encoded by the coding sequence ATGAATGATAGATTTTGGCTCGATACGCCGCTAGAAAAAATGAACGAAGCACAATGGGAATCAATATGTGATGGTTGTGCTAAATGCTGTTTGCATAAATTTATCGATGATGATGAAGCTGAATCAGCCGCCCCAACAGCGCATATTCAAGCAGGTGAACAAATTCATTATACCAATATTGCCTGTGGTTTGTTGAACACGAAAACCTGCAACTGCACTCGTTACGAAGAACGCACTGTATTGGTGCCTGATTGCGTAAAATTGACCAAAGAGAATATTGATGACATATTTTTTATGCCGACCAGTTGCAGTTACCGGCGTTTGCACGAAGGTCGAGGTTTACCTTCATGGCACCCACTTTTAAACAAGGGCAAAAAAGCCAAGATGCACAAGGTAGGAATGTCAGTGCGCGGGAAAACGGTTTTCGATCATGATGTCGAATTAGAAGATTTCGAAGATTATATCGCCACATGGCCGATAGAGGACACAGATTAA
- the dsbB gene encoding disulfide bond formation protein DsbB, translating to MSFISNLSETRLAWGLLFLSTLVLEAYALYTQHAMDLRPCIMCIYQRTAVFGIMFASVPVFLANNILTRLFAYAVWGVSAIWGGLIAWEHYDLQTASNPFFATCEIVPNFPSWLPLHEWLPNLFAATGDCGDIDWVFLQMSMPQWMMVVFAIYSAIWFVVLGARLLVKRSV from the coding sequence ATGTCTTTTATTTCTAATCTTTCTGAGACCCGCCTTGCTTGGGGTCTATTATTTTTATCTACCTTGGTGTTAGAGGCCTATGCCCTGTATACCCAACATGCGATGGATTTGCGCCCTTGTATTATGTGTATTTACCAACGTACAGCAGTCTTCGGCATTATGTTCGCCAGCGTTCCTGTTTTCCTCGCTAATAACATACTTACGCGCTTATTTGCGTATGCAGTATGGGGCGTGTCGGCTATTTGGGGGGGATTGATTGCATGGGAGCATTACGACCTTCAAACTGCGTCCAACCCTTTCTTTGCCACTTGTGAAATCGTGCCTAATTTCCCTAGCTGGTTGCCGTTACATGAATGGTTACCCAACCTATTTGCTGCAACAGGAGATTGCGGCGATATAGATTGGGTGTTTCTGCAGATGAGCATGCCCCAATGGATGATGGTGGTCTTTGCCATTTATAGCGCTATTTGGTTTGTCGTGCTCGGCGCGCGACTTTTAGTGAAACGCAGTGTTTAG
- a CDS encoding Lrp/AsnC family transcriptional regulator: MKETQILDDLDINLIAILRKDGRAPVAKLSQILGVSRGTVQNRLDRLLSSGAILGFTIRAHHEVEQNLIKAIMMIEVAGKSTSQVIQKLRGLPELTHMHTTNGAWDLIANIQTTTLTEFDLVLRRVRTTPGVLNSETSILLSSI; the protein is encoded by the coding sequence ATGAAAGAAACCCAAATACTTGATGACCTAGACATTAATTTAATTGCTATTTTACGCAAAGACGGGCGTGCCCCAGTGGCTAAACTATCGCAAATCCTTGGGGTATCTCGTGGAACCGTGCAGAATCGATTAGATAGATTACTCAGCTCTGGCGCGATTTTGGGGTTCACAATCCGCGCCCATCACGAGGTCGAGCAAAATCTGATTAAAGCAATTATGATGATTGAAGTAGCGGGAAAATCCACTTCACAAGTGATCCAAAAACTACGCGGTCTCCCCGAACTTACCCATATGCACACCACAAATGGCGCATGGGATTTAATCGCCAATATTCAAACCACCACACTCACCGAATTTGACCTAGTACTAAGAAGGGTGCGCACAACTCCAGGTGTTCTTAACAGTGAAACCAGTATCTTGCTTAGTTCGATATAG
- a CDS encoding lytic transglycosylase domain-containing protein, which translates to MSRLAFYILIITCLLLLPEPANAQADKSQEGFERYIQNFKEEAIAKGYEPSFLERVFTDATFRQRVVTADKNQPERKLTLDTYLATRVPDWKVQQAVELLKEHEDVLHQVENKFGVQARFIVALWGNESNFGKITGKYPVISSLTTMAYEGRRETMFKKQLYAALDILQQGHINQEQFLGSWAGAMGQSQFMPTSFLHYAYDFDGDGKKDIWNNPADVFASIANFLKTEGWSDSATWGRQVTLSPDFDLSLAGLEKAKMRTLQQWQDLGVRKYDGSALPAVNVKASLIMPDGEKGRIYLVYNNFHTLMGWNRSSYFGVSVGYLSDRIKKGN; encoded by the coding sequence ATGTCTCGTTTGGCTTTTTACATTTTAATCATAACGTGTCTTTTACTGCTACCCGAACCGGCCAACGCACAAGCTGATAAAAGCCAAGAAGGGTTTGAACGCTATATTCAGAATTTCAAAGAAGAAGCTATCGCCAAAGGCTACGAACCATCATTTCTTGAGCGGGTCTTTACTGATGCCACTTTTCGCCAACGAGTGGTAACAGCGGATAAAAATCAGCCTGAACGAAAACTAACCTTAGATACTTACCTCGCAACGCGGGTACCTGACTGGAAAGTGCAGCAAGCCGTTGAGTTACTAAAGGAGCATGAAGATGTGCTACACCAAGTTGAGAACAAATTTGGTGTGCAGGCACGGTTTATTGTGGCGCTATGGGGGAATGAAAGTAACTTTGGCAAAATTACTGGCAAGTATCCTGTTATCTCATCACTGACGACTATGGCTTATGAGGGACGTCGTGAAACCATGTTTAAGAAGCAGCTTTACGCCGCATTAGATATTTTGCAACAAGGCCATATTAATCAGGAACAATTCTTAGGCTCTTGGGCTGGGGCCATGGGACAGAGTCAATTCATGCCGACATCTTTCTTACATTATGCCTATGATTTTGACGGTGATGGTAAGAAAGATATTTGGAATAACCCTGCTGATGTATTCGCGTCAATCGCCAATTTTTTAAAAACAGAAGGCTGGAGTGACAGCGCAACATGGGGGCGACAAGTAACCTTGAGCCCTGACTTTGATTTATCGTTAGCTGGGTTAGAAAAAGCTAAAATGCGCACGTTGCAACAGTGGCAAGACCTAGGTGTACGCAAATATGATGGCAGCGCCCTACCGGCTGTGAATGTGAAGGCCTCTCTCATTATGCCTGATGGTGAAAAAGGGCGTATCTATTTGGTTTACAATAATTTTCATACTCTGATGGGCTGGAATCGTTCTAGTTACTTCGGTGTATCTGTGGGATATTTGTCAGATCGCATCAAAAAGGGCAATTAA
- the rnd gene encoding ribonuclease D produces MQYISITTNETLNAYCAQLAKADAIAVDTEFVRTRTLYPKLGLIQIYDGQQIALIDPLEISDFSALKAILTDENIVKVLHSCSEDIETFICALDVVPKPIFDSQFAAAIVGMGPSLGYAKLVEVMLDIQVDKGESRTDWLARPLSPEQCRYAAYDVLYLFQLYPTLLNKTRAQGRQAWVFAEMENLSRKKQSQIPYELLYLNIKNNWHVTGKSLYVLQQLAAWRAKEAQQRDLALNFVVRETNLVEVAKKLPTSKNALHQISGLTPQEIRINGQAMLDIVAAAEQVDAAQYPQPVERLVDFSRFKKVAAAVRQVCVQTAEKLHIPVELIGSKKQINQLIKWCWFKEDDTRAQGLLPDLLEGWRGEHLRGALENVDGLNMLVSIRAGESNDA; encoded by the coding sequence GTGCAATATATATCAATTACCACAAATGAAACCTTGAACGCCTATTGCGCTCAATTGGCAAAAGCTGACGCGATTGCCGTTGATACTGAGTTTGTGCGCACCCGTACTTTGTATCCGAAACTCGGTTTGATTCAAATATACGATGGACAGCAAATCGCGCTTATTGACCCATTGGAAATCAGTGACTTTAGTGCACTTAAAGCGATTCTAACCGATGAAAATATCGTCAAAGTTTTGCACTCCTGTTCTGAAGATATTGAAACCTTTATCTGTGCATTGGACGTTGTGCCTAAACCTATTTTTGACAGCCAGTTCGCTGCGGCTATCGTCGGTATGGGTCCGTCATTAGGCTATGCAAAGTTAGTTGAAGTCATGCTGGATATCCAGGTAGATAAAGGTGAATCGCGCACCGATTGGCTAGCTAGGCCTTTGTCCCCTGAGCAGTGTCGCTATGCCGCCTATGACGTGTTGTACTTGTTCCAGCTTTATCCCACTTTACTGAATAAAACCCGCGCTCAAGGCCGACAAGCTTGGGTGTTTGCTGAAATGGAAAATTTATCACGTAAAAAACAAAGTCAAATTCCTTACGAATTGCTCTATTTGAATATCAAAAACAATTGGCACGTGACGGGTAAGTCTTTGTATGTATTACAGCAGCTCGCCGCGTGGCGAGCCAAAGAAGCGCAACAGCGCGATTTGGCACTGAATTTTGTTGTGCGGGAAACCAATTTAGTTGAAGTCGCGAAAAAACTGCCTACGAGTAAAAATGCCCTACATCAAATATCTGGCCTCACGCCGCAAGAAATTCGTATCAATGGGCAAGCAATGCTTGATATTGTTGCCGCAGCTGAGCAAGTAGATGCCGCGCAGTATCCCCAACCGGTAGAGCGGCTAGTGGATTTCTCACGCTTTAAAAAAGTCGCAGCAGCTGTGCGCCAAGTCTGTGTACAAACGGCAGAAAAACTCCACATACCTGTGGAACTTATTGGTTCGAAAAAACAAATCAACCAACTAATAAAGTGGTGCTGGTTTAAGGAAGATGACACGCGAGCACAAGGCTTGTTACCCGATTTGCTAGAAGGCTGGCGAGGGGAACATTTACGTGGGGCCTTAGAAAATGTCGATGGTTTGAATATGTTGGTGTCAATCAGAGCGGGGGAATCAAATGATGCTTAA
- a CDS encoding cryptochrome/photolyase family protein, with protein MHSAWIIFPQQLFAEHPCINDECKQVYLVEDDLFFGDSIYPQCFHQQKLQLHIASMAYYEDYLRAKGLSCLSLKYQEGSASQTRLFTLLVDHGVTHIHTLDPVDYLLKKRLEDNAHRNNLQITWYKTAGFLNSQRQNSAYREHKNRWYMADFYQFQRKRMNILVENDQPVGGRWSYDHENRKKIPKRDLDKIPTMELASKTPYHVAAIARLQKEFSHHPGEGQKIIYPATHHDAQHWLDNFFEQRFDQFGPFEDAIVEGQSWLYHSILTPMLNIGLLTPKQVISQAIHYAKEHDVPLASVEGFVRQIIGWREFMRATYNDLGVSMRTANHWQHHRAIPGSFYRGDTKIAPIDDTIRRILQTGYCHHIERLMVLGGFFFLCEFEPNEIYRWFMDMFVDSYDWVMVPNVYAMSQHADGGQITTKPYFCGSNYIIKMSHYKKGPWSEVWDALYWRWIIKNHTELKKNHRWAMMCSQVDKMVESKKQGYLNTANQFLSQI; from the coding sequence GTGCACTCAGCTTGGATTATTTTCCCTCAGCAATTATTTGCTGAGCATCCCTGTATTAACGATGAATGCAAGCAGGTCTACTTGGTAGAAGACGATCTATTTTTTGGTGATAGCATTTATCCCCAGTGCTTTCATCAACAAAAACTGCAATTACATATAGCATCGATGGCGTATTATGAAGATTATTTGCGCGCAAAAGGGCTGAGCTGCCTCAGCCTGAAATATCAAGAGGGTAGCGCCAGTCAAACTCGACTGTTTACTTTACTTGTCGACCATGGCGTCACGCATATTCATACGTTAGACCCAGTCGATTACCTGTTAAAAAAACGACTTGAAGACAACGCCCATCGCAATAACCTTCAGATCACTTGGTACAAGACAGCTGGCTTCTTAAACTCCCAGCGCCAAAATAGTGCTTATCGAGAACATAAAAACCGCTGGTACATGGCAGACTTTTATCAATTTCAGCGTAAACGTATGAACATCCTCGTTGAAAATGACCAACCTGTCGGCGGGCGCTGGAGCTACGATCATGAAAACCGTAAAAAAATTCCTAAGCGCGATCTCGATAAAATCCCAACAATGGAATTAGCAAGTAAGACCCCCTATCATGTAGCAGCGATCGCTCGCTTGCAAAAAGAGTTTTCACATCACCCTGGAGAGGGGCAAAAAATAATATACCCGGCTACCCATCATGACGCGCAGCATTGGTTAGATAATTTTTTTGAGCAACGCTTTGATCAATTTGGTCCCTTTGAAGATGCCATAGTAGAAGGCCAAAGTTGGCTATATCACAGTATTCTTACCCCCATGCTCAACATTGGTTTGTTAACACCTAAACAAGTGATAAGCCAAGCCATACACTATGCTAAAGAGCATGACGTTCCGCTTGCTAGCGTAGAAGGGTTTGTACGGCAAATTATAGGATGGCGAGAGTTCATGCGGGCGACTTACAATGATTTGGGGGTATCAATGCGTACCGCTAATCATTGGCAGCATCATCGCGCAATACCAGGGTCGTTTTATCGAGGCGACACCAAAATAGCCCCCATCGACGACACCATAAGGCGTATCTTACAAACAGGCTATTGTCATCACATTGAGCGGTTGATGGTACTAGGAGGGTTCTTTTTTCTTTGTGAATTCGAACCAAACGAAATATATCGCTGGTTTATGGATATGTTTGTGGATAGCTACGATTGGGTGATGGTGCCCAATGTGTATGCTATGAGTCAACACGCTGACGGCGGACAAATCACGACTAAACCGTATTTCTGCGGGTCGAATTACATTATAAAAATGAGTCACTACAAAAAAGGGCCATGGTCGGAGGTTTGGGACGCTTTATATTGGCGCTGGATAATAAAAAACCACACCGAACTTAAAAAAAATCACCGCTGGGCAATGATGTGCAGCCAAGTGGATAAAATGGTGGAAAGTAAAAAACAAGGGTATCTAAATACCGCTAACCAATTCTTATCACAAATCTAA
- a CDS encoding ornithine cyclodeaminase: protein MQSSKPNSEQNPVQAAVSQVAFLSVQDLLELVSLVGMETFISGLAKTIEADFKRWSLFDKSPRFAAHSPDGVIELMPTSDGQNFSFKYVNGHPKNTQKGLQTVTAFGVLADVDSGYPLLLSEMTVLTALRTGATSALMATYLAPKNSQCMALIGNGAQSEFQAFSFRTLLGVNTLRLYDVDSNASQKCRANLLQHGFDVTICVSAKEAIQGADIITTCTADKRNATILTSDMVNDGVYINAIGGDCPGKTELDKDLLLRGKVFVEFEEQTRIEGDIQQLSPDFGVTEMYKVINQQVDGRTSPSQLTIFDGVGFAIEDFSALRYVYQLMSQHLPAKELELIATPDDPRDLFSLFVSKNIMRKAG from the coding sequence ATGCAATCTTCTAAGCCAAATTCAGAACAAAACCCAGTACAAGCCGCGGTATCACAAGTGGCGTTTTTAAGCGTTCAAGACTTACTGGAGTTGGTCTCCCTAGTAGGAATGGAAACGTTTATATCAGGGTTGGCGAAAACGATTGAGGCCGATTTCAAACGTTGGTCTTTGTTTGATAAATCCCCTCGGTTTGCGGCACATTCACCCGACGGTGTGATTGAGTTAATGCCAACCAGTGACGGGCAAAACTTTAGCTTTAAATACGTTAATGGCCATCCTAAAAATACCCAAAAAGGCCTGCAAACCGTTACTGCTTTTGGTGTATTGGCTGACGTGGATTCTGGCTACCCCTTATTGTTATCTGAAATGACTGTGTTAACTGCGCTGCGCACAGGGGCTACTTCAGCACTAATGGCGACCTATTTAGCGCCTAAAAATAGCCAATGTATGGCGCTTATTGGAAATGGAGCACAATCTGAATTTCAGGCATTTTCATTTCGCACATTATTGGGCGTGAATACCTTGCGTCTTTATGACGTAGACAGTAACGCCAGCCAAAAATGCCGAGCTAATCTTTTACAACATGGTTTTGACGTGACGATATGTGTCAGTGCCAAAGAAGCGATTCAAGGGGCTGACATTATTACAACCTGCACTGCGGACAAACGCAATGCGACTATTTTAACTTCCGATATGGTCAATGATGGGGTGTATATCAATGCTATTGGTGGTGACTGCCCAGGTAAAACCGAGCTAGACAAGGATTTATTATTACGCGGCAAGGTATTTGTGGAGTTTGAAGAGCAAACGCGTATTGAAGGAGATATTCAGCAACTAAGCCCTGACTTTGGCGTTACAGAAATGTACAAAGTGATCAATCAACAAGTTGATGGACGCACGTCACCTTCGCAATTAACCATTTTTGATGGTGTCGGGTTTGCCATCGAAGATTTTTCTGCCCTGCGCTATGTGTATCAACTGATGTCACAGCACCTACCTGCCAAAGAACTTGAGTTGATTGCCACGCCCGATGATCCGCGAGATTTATTTAGCTTATTTGTTAGCAAGAATATCATGAGAAAAGCAGGCTAA